A region of the Candidatus Methylomirabilis oxygeniifera genome:
GGATCTTCAGATAATCGACCCCCGCCTGGATATAGTCCGGCAGTTCGTGAAGGACGAGGGATGGACTGCTTTTGAGGCCTACCCGCTTCGCGGCGGAATCATCCGTGCGGTCGATATCCCATCCCGCCTGGCAGACACGATGGCAGCTTCCGCCGCGATTGGCGCTCCCAAAGCAATGATCTTTTCCCTCGGAATCGATCCATCGATCAAAACGGAGGTAGGGGCTCATCGTGCATCGGCCGGGGCAGATAATCCCTTCCTGAAGCGACGTAAAAAGGAAGACCTCGATGCCGACCGGCACGTCCGCCTTGATCGCGCGGATCTGATCGACCTCGACGCCCCATCGATAGGAGAGGATGACAACATCCGCGCCGATCTGCTGATAGAATCGTACATCCTCCCGATTGCAGACCGCACACGTCACACTGGCATGAATATCGACGCCAGGGAAGCGGCGGTGCAGTTGCCTGATACAGCCGATATCGTTGAGGATGAAACTTGACAGGCCCCAGCCGATATACTGCTCGACCTTGTGATAAAAGAGGTCGATCTCCTGCGGACCGGGCAGGCTGTTCATCGCAACCTTGACCTCCTGCCCCCTGCTCCGCGCGAACTCGTGAATCTCCCGGATCTCCTCATCCTGAAGCTCATCCTCAGGAGGTCTCCGGCTCCACCCCGCCGGGCCCACGTAGACGGCATCGGCGCCGGCTTCCAACACGGCGATCGCCATCGCCTGTGTGCCTCCTGGAGCCATCAATTTCACCATGATCGTTTCCTTCCTCAATTATTGCGTTCAGCAGTCAGCCGTCGGCGTCAGACAACCCCCTGACCCCCTTTCAAAAAGGGGGGGGACTCCTGATACACTTCCCTGTCTCCCCTTTTTGCTAAAGGGGGATATGTCTATGTTTCCTTACCTCCCCTTTCGTAAAGGGGGATTGGGGGAATTTTCGTACGCCCTGGCGCTGCGGCGCTTCAGGGCTACTCTATAAACTCTGCAGCAAAGGTCCCTGGAGGCAACCGGTCGATGCCGAGGAGCGGCCCTCCCCCCACCTTCAGGAGTTCGTCGAAAAGACGCTCAATCTGCCGGACGGTTGAGCCATCCCAAGCGGTCATCACCCGTCGCCGCCAGCTATCGCGAAGGATCGTCAGAATTCTGAGATCGATCCCACCCATGACCTGTTCACCTATCTCAGCCCAGATCTCATCGTTCGCCTTTAGGTAGTCGGCGGTATCGCAAAACGCACGAACGAAACCGCGCAGCAGTTCGGGGTTCCGCTTGGCAAACTCATCAGTGACGGTAAAAAGGGTAATTGGGACAGCGCCGTCGATTCCGAGGTCTGCAATCAGGTCGAGCACATCCACGACCCGGCGGTACGCCCCAGTCGCC
Encoded here:
- a CDS encoding protein of unknown function (Evidence 5 : No homology to any previously reported sequences), which translates into the protein MVKLMAPGGTQAMAIAVLEAGADAVYVGPAGWSRRPPEDELQDEEIREIHEFARSRGQEVKVAMNSLPGPQEIDLFYHKVEQYIGWGLSSFILNDIGCIRQLHRRFPGVDIHASVTCAVCNREDVRFYQQIGADVVILSYRWGVEVDQIRAIKADVPVGIEVFLFTSLQEGIICPGRCTMSPYLRFDRWIDSEGKDHCFGSANRGGSCHRVCQAGWDIDRTDDSAAKRVGLKSSPSLVLHELPDYIQAGVDYLKIPGREHPDGVMRDITRFYRKVLDEVLASPNPAVVEHFVPEWEELKYRWKVERVQRDRFRIWRAEQSAV